TGCCCGGCACCGCGATGCGTTTCGACTTGATCTCGGCGATGGAGTACGCCTTAGCGGCCACGATCATCGGCCCGTAGCCCTCGCCCACGCTGCCGCCGCACGACATCAGCGCGTACTTCTCCTGGATGTACGGATAGGCGTGGAAGGAAATTGCGGTCACGTCGTACACGGCTTCCATCGCCTTGCGGTTCAGCGTCTCGATGTCGCACAGCGTGTGCGCGAACTTCAGCCCCGGCACGCGCACCTTGTTGGTCGCCAGCCCGTAGAACATGAACGCATCGTCGGAGTCGGGACTGTGCGCGATGCTGATGGTGCGCGCTTTCGTCGAGGCTGTCGTGGGCATGATCTTGGTTCAGATTTGGAAGGGCACGGCTTCAGCCGTGCCGTGGAATGCCTTTAACCTGGCGGCTCGAGCCGCTGAGGGAATCCGCGAGTTGACGCTCGCAACTCGCAACTCACAACTCGATGCGCGTCGCAATTCCTGCCGCGGCCGCGATCTTGATGATCTCGGCGAACAGGAATGGATACAGCCCGAAATTCATCGCCTGCGTGGCGCCATGCGTCAACACCACAAGCCATGCCAGCCCGCCGGCAAATAACACAACTTCCGCCGCCAGGGCCGCCATCACGAATCGCGCGAACTTGCCGGCGCCGCGCTCCGCGATCCATCCGGCCAGGAAAGCCGCCGCGGGATAGGCGAGCAGATAACCGCCGGTGGGGCCCAGCAGTTGCGCGATGCCGCCCGGGCCGAAGGAGCTGAACACCGGCAACCCGGCTGCCCCCTGCGCCAGATACACGGCGAGCGCGGCGAATCCGCGCTTGCTGCCCAGCAGTATGCCGACCACCAGCACCCCGAAGTTGGCCAGCGTTAGCGGCACCGGCGTAAACGGCAGCGGCACCCACAGCCGCGCGCACAGCGCTACAAACAGGCTCGCCCCAATGACAATCGCCACCTGCCGCGCCGCGCTCATCGCCGCGACCTGGTCCCGCACGATCGCTGTATCTCTCGCCATGATTTCGCTCCCTAACCGTGCCTGGTACGCGCTTCAGTTTCTGCGCAAGGCGGTCGAGGCGGGATGCTCTCCGCTTTCTTGCTTCGCTGCCAGGTGACGCCGCACCCGAACGTAGCAGGCCCCCGCGGCCGACAGCAGCGCCAGCATGGAAACCACCAGGACTACGTACAGAATCTTGATCAACACCGTGGTAAGGATAACAGAGGCATTGAAGATTGCAGATTGAAGAATGAAGAATCAAAGAATGGACATCCGCTCGAACCCCGGCCAATCTACATTCTTCATTCTGAATTCTCCATTTATCGTCCCGCCATGTACCTCTCAATCTCCTCCGCCGTCTTCGGCAGTTTCTCGCTCAGGCTGACCAGCTTTCCGCCTCCATCCACCAGGAACGTGTCCTCGATGCGCACGCCGATCTTCTCTTCCGGAATGTAAATGCCGGGCTCGATGGTGAATACCATGCCCGGCCCGAGCGGCTTGCCCTCGCCGCCGGGATCGTGCACGTTCAGCCCGACCATGTGGCTGACGCCGTGGATGAAGTATTGTCCCAGCGGCTGTCCGTGCAGGTCCTTGCCGTGCGAGTCGATGTAGTCGTAGGCGGCCATGAACAGCGAATTCTCGTCGCGCCCGCTGAGCACGGACTTGCCCGACCGGAACGCCCGGATCGCCGCCTGCTGCGCGCCCAGCACGATGTCGTAAAGCTCGCGCTGCCGCGGCGTGAACTCGCCGTTGGCGGGCACGGTGCGCGTGATGTCGGTGGCGTACATCGAGTACTCGCCGCCCACGTCCATCACGATCACGTCGCCGTCGTTGATCGGCCCGGAGTCTTCGTCGTAGTGCAGCACGGTGGAGTCAAAGCCCGAGCCGACAATCGGCCCGTACGCCGGACGCTCGCAGCCGCGCCGCTCGTACTCGTACACCATGAGCGCTGCGATCTGGCGCTCGGACGCGCCCGGCTTGATCGCCTTCCAGGCCGCCAGGTGCGCCTCGACCGACGCGTCGGTAGCCTTGCGGATCAGCTCGATCTCGCCCGCGTCCTTCACCGCCCGCAGCGACGCGATCAGCGGGCGGGCGTCACGCGAATAGACCGACAGGTTGCCGTGCTTCAGCCAGTCGAGGGCGAGCTTGGAATCCTTGCCTTCATTGACCAGCACCACGCCGCCCAGCGGGGAAACGACCTTCGCCAACTCGTCGCGCAATGCGTCAATCGCCACGATGCGATCAAAGCCGGTTGCCGTCTTCGCCTCGGGATCGTCGGGGCCGAGCTTCGGTCCAGTCCAGCGCTCGGCGGCGCGATTGCGTTGCGGCAGCAGCAGGACCTCGGAGTACGCGCGCGGCTTTAACGTCGCTGGACGTCCGGGCGGCAACTGCGCGTTGGCGGCCTTCAACGCTTCGGCGTCTAGTGCGGGCACGATCAGCACCGCCGCGCCGGGCTCGTTCACTCCGGTGAGATACCAGAAATCCTCGTCCTGGCGGAAGCCGGTGAGCACCTCGGTGAGATCGCTCTCGGTGGTGGCAAAGACGAGGATCGGCGCGCCATTGGCTTTCTTGGCCAGCGCCTCGCGGCGGGCGCGGTAAGTCTGGTTGGGCTGCCGCTCGAGGGCAAAGGCGGCGGTGACGATGAGGAGCAGCAGCAAAACAACGGCGATGGTTAATTTTGTCGTTACGGCGTTCCGCCCCGCCGAAAACGCTTCTCGTGCCGTCCCTACGGGACTCCGGAGTTTTTTCACGCCGCTATCCCGGCACTCACGTGCCGGGCTATCCTGTGCTGCCCCTGCGGGGCTGGCTTGCTCCCAGTCGCTAACAGGCCAACCGTTTGAACGAAGAGGATCGGCTCGTTTCATAAGCGGCGATTATACGTGTTGCGAGACATCGCCCAGCGCGTGGCGTATCTAAATCGGTCTTCCTCCGGAACACCTCTCCTAAATACTTCCGCAGCTCCCCATACAACGCTTTTCGCCGACCCTTGGGGATAAACACCACGTGGTATTTGCACTCCCATTTCGAGTGGCTTAAGCTCTCATACTCGTCCATCCAGTTTCTCCTTTGCGTGTGCTTCGCGGCTCACGCCTGGAGTTTCTTGGATGGACTCCAGTATCTGTCAAACTGCTCGTGCCTCCCCGGCAGAGCCGGGGGAACTCCCATTTCATTAGTGTTTGGTCGCAGACTTGAGCGATGCTCGCGTCTCGCCCTGTTGTCCTCTTGTGGTGCTCAAGAGCCATTTTGACGAAGGTAGGGTCCTCGCAATTTGGCAAGTGGTACGTGATTAAGTCCGTTATGGGGGCTGGCCCTCGATAAGAGCGAAGGCGTTGTCAAGGACATAATTCCCCTGGCGGTGCGTCAGCACCGCTCGTTTCGCCAGAGCGGTTGAGGACCAAGACTCTGGAAATCTCACGCTGAATCACTCTCGGTGGAAGATCGTTCCACCAACCATCGATTCGACCTAAACCGCGGCCATGATTCTTCTATGCGAACATCCCGCCCCGGTGCGGGATGCGAGAGCGCCCAATCAACACCTGCGGTCTAGCTTGCGCCGACCAGGGCCAGCCCCGAGCTGCTCTCGATGCGAACGATCTCCGGATACCCCGTCTGCGTGCGCAGCATCCAGTAGAGTCGTACGGCTAATTTGCGCGCCGCTGCCACCTTGGCCACGCCTTTCGGTTTTTGGTGGCAGCGATGTAAGTACTGTTTCCTCATCCCTGGGTCCAGGCGCACTGCGACCTGTGCGGCTTCCACCAGTAAGGAGCGCACCATCCGGTTGCCCTGCTTGGTGATCGCGCCCAGCTTCTGCCGTCCACCCGAGCTTTCCTCGCGCGGAATCAAACCCAAGTAGCTGGCCACCTGCTTGCCGCGTGCAAAGCGGTTCGCATCGCCGATGGTGAGTACGTATGCCAGCGCGGTGTTCGGCCCCACCCCGGGTTGCGTCATCAGCAGCTTCGCTTGCGGATGCTGATCGGCGGCTTGCTGCACGGCTCCGTCCAACTTCCCGATCTGCTGGTCTAATGCAACTAGGAGTTCCCCCGGCTCTGCCGGGGAGGCTCCCAAAGTTTGACAGTTCCGGGAGTATGCCGTCGCATTGTTTGCGCGTGCGATTGAGCAGCGTGTGCGTGGCGGTTTTGCAAGCGCACAGCTTTCACAGCTCACGCAGCATCTGCTGCCCGATTTGGCTCCACAGCTTGCGCTTGCGCTGCATTCCCTTATTCAAGGAAAGGTGTTGCAGTTCGTTTTTCACGCGGCTCCGGATCATCACGAGTTTGTGCCGGTGCAGCACCAGTTGCCGCAGGTCGCGCTGCTCGCGGTCCGGCGTCCACAGGCGCGGGAAACGGCCTTCCACCACGAGCTTCAGAATGTGCGCCGCATCCCGCTTGTCGGTCTTCTGCTTGCGCACGTAGCTAGCCCGGATCTCGGCCGCGTCCCCGATCCAGATCTCGTGCCCCAGGTCCTGCACCAGTTCGATGAACCACTGGCTGTTGCCCGTGGCCTCCATGCCGATCAGCGCCGGTAGCCCCGGGTGTTGGTAGAACTGGTTGCCATCGCCCGAGGCGTGCACCAGTTTCTGCTCGCCCGTTTCCCCTGTTTCTGTATCCACCCACGCAATCTGTTGCCAGCTAGGATGAAAATCACATCCTATAATCATCATGCGAAGGCTCCTTCCCTTGCAGAGTCTCTGGTCCTCAACCGTAGACTACCGGTTTTGGATCGAGCCTTCGCTCTTATCCAATCAACCCTTTCCTCATAGCGATTCTCGAGGTTGCCCCACCCTTGTCGCTCCCGGTTTTGGAGCGACAGGGTGGGGTTGTTCCTGATGGCGTGCTAGCGACCCTGACGCCGCTACGCTCCCCGCTTCGCTTCCGCCTTCTTTCGGCGGCTGGCCGCAATCACCAGGCTCCGATCACGAAGTTTGGCGAGGATCTTGAGCTTCTCGCCGACGGGCAACTTCGCAAGCTTCCGATCCAATTCTTTACTCATCGAGATACCGCTGTTTGAACTTCTCCCATTTGGGCGACAGTCCGTGCTTCTCAAGAATACGATTCAGCTTATCTCTGTTCAGCGCGCCTAGTCCAAGGAACTGCAAAATCCGGTTGAAATCCTTCGGCCGTCCCGTCTTCAGCGCAATCGCCAGCAGATGCTCCGCGGTCATCACCCGCGTTGGGACTCCTTCGACATCGAGCTTGACCGCTT
The DNA window shown above is from Terriglobia bacterium and carries:
- a CDS encoding aminopeptidase P N-terminal domain-containing protein; translation: MKKLRSPVGTAREAFSAGRNAVTTKLTIAVVLLLLLIVTAAFALERQPNQTYRARREALAKKANGAPILVFATTESDLTEVLTGFRQDEDFWYLTGVNEPGAAVLIVPALDAEALKAANAQLPPGRPATLKPRAYSEVLLLPQRNRAAERWTGPKLGPDDPEAKTATGFDRIVAIDALRDELAKVVSPLGGVVLVNEGKDSKLALDWLKHGNLSVYSRDARPLIASLRAVKDAGEIELIRKATDASVEAHLAAWKAIKPGASERQIAALMVYEYERRGCERPAYGPIVGSGFDSTVLHYDEDSGPINDGDVIVMDVGGEYSMYATDITRTVPANGEFTPRQRELYDIVLGAQQAAIRAFRSGKSVLSGRDENSLFMAAYDYIDSHGKDLHGQPLGQYFIHGVSHMVGLNVHDPGGEGKPLGPGMVFTIEPGIYIPEEKIGVRIEDTFLVDGGGKLVSLSEKLPKTAEEIERYMAGR
- a CDS encoding transposase is translated as MDGAVQQAADQHPQAKLLMTQPGVGPNTALAYVLTIGDANRFARGKQVASYLGLIPREESSGGRQKLGAITKQGNRMVRSLLVEAAQVAVRLDPGMRKQYLHRCHQKPKGVAKVAAARKLAVRLYWMLRTQTGYPEIVRIESSSGLALVGAS
- a CDS encoding biotin transporter BioY — its product is MARDTAIVRDQVAAMSAARQVAIVIGASLFVALCARLWVPLPFTPVPLTLANFGVLVVGILLGSKRGFAALAVYLAQGAAGLPVFSSFGPGGIAQLLGPTGGYLLAYPAAAFLAGWIAERGAGKFARFVMAALAAEVVLFAGGLAWLVVLTHGATQAMNFGLYPFLFAEIIKIAAAAGIATRIEL
- a CDS encoding transposase, whose protein sequence is MMIIGCDFHPSWQQIAWVDTETGETGEQKLVHASGDGNQFYQHPGLPALIGMEATGNSQWFIELVQDLGHEIWIGDAAEIRASYVRKQKTDKRDAAHILKLVVEGRFPRLWTPDREQRDLRQLVLHRHKLVMIRSRVKNELQHLSLNKGMQRKRKLWSQIGQQMLREL